The region AGCTAGTTCGAACATGGGTCTTTTAATAACCACAATGTTCATGCTTGGAATTGTTTCTTTAACGTAGGCACCTAGTTGTTGACTCAAAACCTGTGTCGATTGAATCGCGTATTGATTTTTCAATTGAACGATATATTCACCAGGCACAGCTTCAGGTTTAGCAGCGAAAGCGCTAGCAGAAACGAACAAACCGAGCACGGCTCTTCCAATAAGCCCTCTCATAATCCCTCCTTCAAAGGTGATTTTGTCAGAGGAAAGTCTCGGCAAAAATTGCCTAGCAGTCCTCCAGTTCCAAAATGGTACCAATCTGAAAGTCAGGATTTTATTTGTTTTTGGAGTCGGGGAAAAACCTAGACCATAGACTAGCGTCTAGCCAGTCTTAGGTCGTGTTGGGCGCGTTGACTTCTCGTCTGCGAATCCAAAGCTCATTTGCTCTGGAAACTTAAACTGAACAATTTTTTCCGGATGTTGAGCCATTTCGCGATTCTCCGAAGGAGTCGTGACGTTTACCCCTTCAGACACTTTGATTAAATGCTTGATTAAAGCTTCT is a window of Bdellovibrio sp. SKB1291214 DNA encoding:
- a CDS encoding S8 family serine peptidase, whose product is MRGLIGRAVLGLFVSASAFAAKPEAVPGEYIVQLKNQYAIQSTQVLSQQLGAYVKETIPSMNIVVIKRPMFELADSVVKTLSQNPLVDIVEPNYIYRINKTPRYWY